The following proteins are encoded in a genomic region of Grus americana isolate bGruAme1 chromosome 5, bGruAme1.mat, whole genome shotgun sequence:
- the SRP14 gene encoding signal recognition particle 14 kDa protein, with the protein MVLLESEQFLTELTRLFQKCRTSGSVFITLKKYDGRTKPVPRKGHVESFEPADNKCLLRATDGKKKISTVVSSKEVNKFQMAYSNLLRANMDGLKKKDKKSKTKKSKATQ; encoded by the exons TTCCTGACAGAGCTTACCAGACTCTTTCAAAAGTGCAGAACTTCGGGGAGCGTTTTCATAACGCTGAAGAAAT ATGATGGCCGAACAAAACCAGTCCCACGCAAAGGCCACGTAGAAAGTTTTGAACCAGCAGACAATAAGTGTCTTCTAAGAGCAACtgatggaaagaagaaaattagcaCAGTG GTGAGCTCAAAGGAAGTAAATAAATTCCAGATG GCATATTCAAATTTGCTGAGAGCCAACATGGATGgcttgaagaaaaaagacaagaaaagcaaaaccaagaagaGTAAAGCAACACAGTGA
- the EIF2AK4 gene encoding eIF-2-alpha kinase GCN2, with the protein MARTSGAQQLSAEVATEPPESYQLRQENELQVLESIYGQDFQDLRQSQAWKVRQPPEINLVLRPQGLTGDNEVYAKVDLWVKCPHTYPDTVPEIQLKNSKGLSNEKINELKSRLAELAKQRCGEVMIFELADHVQSFLSEYNKPPSKSFHEEMLKNHQKEQERLAQEELRRAQEVKRREEQEQREILNEIQRREEEKREERKKKEIAKQERLEIAALTRQENSHRRDAAVYRAASSVNGSCLEHGVNNKHRPNSAGRSKRERQLSVSNSEESHGNHEVLNFSTSGAGQLTVHKGKCLGKDEQLGKSVYNALEIRSGDFVLVYEWVLHWQKKMGKFLTSHEIEKIEKCKKQLQGAETEFSSLTKLSHPNIVHYKCMNLKEREDSIVVDILVEHISGCSLSTYLHKETPVPIEQLRHYVTQILSALDYLHSNSVVHKVLCASSILVDAEGNVKVTDYSISKRLADICKADVFEQTKVHFSEDGLPSKSGKKGDVWSLGLLLLSLSQGQVTKEYPVAVPTNLPADFQDFLEKCVCLEDKGRWTPQQLLQHSFINIPRMKIPVAEENLDDSGGIDCIETVVPSSQISSTPFFTETQRQFSRYYNEFEELKLLGKGAFGAVIKVRNKLDGCYYAVKRICINPASKQFRRIKGEVTLLSRLNHENIVRYYNAWIEKHESPVSTVSSSETTEDKRMPTKAGLFILTTEEADDVEANAPPPVLTSSVEWSTSCEKSSSNKFSGADQESSDDDDDGDGVFSQPFLPTTDSESEIIFDNEDENSKGHSPEEGNEKNSCGEDRTPVIQTVHYLYIQMEYCEKSTLRDTIDQGLYEDTSRLWRLFREILDGLAYIHEKGMIHRDLKPVNIFLDSDDHVKIGDFGLATDHPANAMVSKQEENHSDSSAMSDPSGNLTGMVGTALYVSPEVQGSTKSTYNQKVDLFSLGIIFFEMSYPPMSTASERIFVLGQLRLPTIVFPKDFDEVKHAKQRSVITWLLNHDPAARPTAVELLKSEHLPPPQMEESELHEVLHHTLANVDGKAYRTMMSQIFSQRISPAIDYTYDSDMLKGSFSIWAAKIQQHVCESVSRIFKRHGAIKLHTPLLMPRNKKIYEHNEASYLMDHSGMLVMLPYDLRIPFARFVARNNISNLKRYCIERVFRPRKLDRCHPKELLECAFDIITSTGNSFLPIAETIYAISEIIQEFSVLQERNYSIYLNHTALLKAILLHCGIPEDKLNQVYIILYDAVTEKLTKREVEAKFCNLSLTSNSLSRLYRFIEQKGEASNVFPFLNTMIKQKPGVTQLLKHGMKDLEEIIGLLKQLGIKLQVSINLGLVYKIQQHNGIIFQFIAYIKRRQRTVPEILAAGGRYDHLIPQFRGPQMAGPVPSAVGVSIAIDKITAAVSSAEDSVSVSLCDLLVVSVGQMSTGRAINIVQKLWTAGIPAEIMYDWSQSQEELQEYCRCSGITYVALVSDKEGSHVKVKSFEKDRQTEKRILESDLVDHLIQKLKTKICDERFSRETSDNLSVPNQKGSFTNISGAFESHGTLVVPNVSVIAPEKLSASARRRQEIQVQTRLQTFISSLQQKTSEIEILAVDLPKATVIHFLSLEFDRDRHAFDATVRQLMSRWPKQRCSYLQAICDEIYSIKMEKRVPALILYSYRDEYKVLF; encoded by the exons gtgaTGATATTTGAACTTGCTGACCATGTACAGTCATTTCTCAGTGAGTATAATAAACCACCTTCCAAGTCTTTTCATgaagaaatgctaaaaaatcatcaaaaagaacaagaaagacTGGCTCAGGAGGAATTGCGTAGGGCACAAGAAGTTaagagaagagaggagcaggag CAACGTGAAATCCTTAATGAGATtcagagaagggaggaagagaaaagagaggaaagaaaaaagaaggagatTGCCAAACAG GAACGTTTGGAAATAGCTGCTCTGACAAGGCAAGAAAAttctcacaggagagatgctgcagtATATAGAGCTGCTTCCAGTGTAAATGGGAGTTGTTTGGAACATGGAGTGAATAATAAACACCGACCAAATTCAGCTGGACGTTCAAA ACGAGAACGCCAGCTTTCTGTTAGTAATAGTGAAGAGTCCCATGGAAATCACGAAGTTTTGAACTTCAGCACAAGTGGTGCTGGACAACTTACTGTCCACAAAGGAAAATGTCTAG GCAAGGATGAACAGCTTGGTAAATCAGTCTACAACGCCTTGGAAATTCGCAGTGGAGACTTTGTTTTGGTATATGAGTGGGTTCTGCACTGGCAAAAAAAGATGGGAAAGTTTCTTACATCGCACGAAATAGAAAAGATAGAGAAGTGTAAGAAACAG CTTCAGGGTGCAGAAACAGAGTTCAGCTCACTGACAAAGCTAAGTCACCCAAACATAGTACATTATAAATGTATGAACCTTAAAGAACGGGAAGATTCAATTGTGGTGGACATTTTAGTGGAGCATATAAGTGGTTGCAGCCTTTCTACATACTTACACAAAGAGACTCCAGTTCCAATTGAGCAGTTACGCCATTATGTGACCCAGATCTTGTCAGCTCTCGACTACTTGCACAGTAATTCAGTAGTTCACAAAGTTCTTTGTGCGTCCAGTATCCTGGTAGATGCTGAAGGAAACGTCAAGGTGACGGACTACAGCATTTCCAAGCGCTTAGCTGATATCTGCAAAGCAGATGTTTTTGAACAAACCAAAGTTCATTTTAGTGAGGATGGTCTTCCCagcaaatctggaaaaaaaggagatgtgTGGAGTCTGGGCTTGCTTCTGCTTTCACTCAGCCAGGGCCAAGTAACCAAGGAATATCCAGTTGCTGTTCCCACCAATTTACCTGCTGACTTCCAAGACTTTCTGGAAAA ATGCGTTTGCTTGGAAGATAAGGGAAGATGGACTCCTCAGCAGTTATTACAACACAGTTTTATAAACATTCCACGAATGAAAATACCTGTAGCTGAAGAAAATCTAGATG ATTCGGGAGGTATAGATTGCATCGAGACAGTTGTACCTAGCAGTCAGATATCCAGCACTCCGttcttcacagaaacacagagacaATTTTCACGCTACTACAATGAGTTTGAAGAGCTAAAATTACTTGGCAAAGGGGCTTTTGGAGCAGTCATCAAG GTGAGAAATAAGCTTGATGGTTGCTATTATGCTGTGAAACGTATCTGTATAAACCCTGCCAGCAAGCAGTTTCGGAGGATTAAGGGGGAAGTAACATTACTTTCCCGCTTGAACCATGAGAATATTGTGAGGTATTACAATGCTTGGATAGAAAAACATGAAAGTCCTGTTTCCACTGTGTCATCATCTGAAACAACTGAAGACAAAAGAATGCCCACCAAAGCTGGTCTCTTCATCCTTACCACTGAGGAAGCAGATGATGTGGAAGCTAATGCTCCTCCTCCGGTTTTGACAAGTTCTGTTGAGTGGAGTACTTCATGTGAAAAGTCCTCCAGCAACAAATTCAGTGGAGCTGATCAGGAGTCCAgtgatgacgatgatgatggtgatgggGTGTTCTCACAACCATTTTT gccAACCACAGATTCTGAAAGCGAAATAATTTTTGATAATGAGGATGAAAACAGTAAAGGTCATTCTCCA GAAGAAGGTAATGAAAAGAATAGCTGTGGTGAAGACAGGACACCAGTCATTCAGACAGTGCATTACCTGTACATTCAG ATGGAGTATTGTGAAAAGAGCACGTTAAGGGATACTATTGACCAAGGATTATATGAAGACACCAGTCGGCTTTGGAGGCTTTTCCGAGAAATTTTAGATGGGTTAGCTTACATCCATGAAAAG GGAATGATCCACAGAGACTTGAAACCTGTGAACATTTTTTTAGATTCAGATGATCATGTCAAAATTGGTGACTTTGGTTTAGCTACAGATCATCCAGCAAATGCA ATGGTCtctaaacaagaagaaaatcacTCAGATAGTTCTGCTATGTCTGACCCATCAG GTAATTTGACAGGGATGGTTGGCACCGCGCTGTATGTCAGCCCAGAGGTCCAAGGAAGCACTAAGTCTACGTACAATCAG aAAGTGGACCTGTTCAGTCTGGGTATAATATTCTTTGAAATGTCTTACCCTCCCATGAGTACTGCATCAGAAAGGATCTTTGTTCTTGGTCAGCTAAGATTG cCCACTATTGTATTTCCTAAAGACTTTGATGAAGTGAAGCATGCAAAGCAG AGATCAGTTATTACCTGGCTCCTGAACCATGATCCTGCAGCACGACCAACAGCTGTGGAGCTGTTAAAAAGTGAACATCTTCCACCACCACAAATGGAAGAGTCTGAACTCCATGAAGTACTCCACCATACCTTAGCGAACGTGGATGGAAAGGCCTACCGAACTATGATGAGTCAGATATTTTCACAGCGTATATCTCCAGCTATAGACTATACCTATGACAGTGATATGCTGAAG GGTAGTTTTTCTATTTGGGCAGCCAAGATACAGCAGCATGTATGTGAGAGTGTCAGCCggatatttaaaagacacg GAGCCATCAAGCTGCATACTCCACTGCTAATgcccagaaataaaaaaatatatgagcATAATGAAGCTTCATATCTCATGGATCACAGTGGGATGCTGGTAATGCTTCCTTATGACCTCAGA attccTTTTGCAAGATTTGTAGCTAGAAATAACATATCAAACCTGAAAAG GTACTGTATAGAGCGAGTTTTCAGACCTCGGAAGTTAGACCGCTGTCATCCCAAAGAACTTCTAGAATGTGCATTTGACATTATTACATCTACTGGAAATAGCTTTTTGCCTATAGCAGAAACAATTTATGCCATTTCAGAAATCATTCAAGAGTTTTCAGTGCTACAG GAAAGAAATTACAGTATTTACTTGAACCACACTGCCTTACTGAAAGCTATACTTTTGCACTGTGGGATACCAGAGGATAAACTCAATCAAGTTTACATCATTCTCTATGATGCTGTG ACTGAAAAGCTAACTAAAAGAGAAGTAGAAGCCAAATTCTGTAATCTTTCTCTCACATCAAATAGT ctTTCTCGACTCTACAGATTCATTGAGCAGAAGGGAGAAGCAAGTaatgtatttccatttttaaacacaatgaTAAAACAAAAGCCAGGTGTCACTCAGCTGTTGAAGCATGGCATGAAGGATTTAGAGGAAATCATTGGTCTCTTAAAGCAACTTGGAATAAAACTTCAG gtttCTATAAATCTGGGACTAGTTTACAAAATACAGCAGCACAATGGTATTATCTTCCAGTTCATAGCATACAtcaaaagaagacaaagaacTGTgcctgaaattcttgctgcggGGGGCAGATATGATCATCTG aTTCCACAATTCAGAGGACCGCAGATGGCAGGACCAGTTCCTTCAGCTGTTGGAGTCAGCATAGCTATAGATAAAAtaactgctgctgtttccagtGCAGAGGATTCT GTTTCTGTCAGCTTGTGTGACCTGCTGGTTGTAAGTGTTGGTCAGATGTCAACGGGTAGAGCGATCAATATTGTTCAGAAACTCTGGACTGCAGGAATTCCAGCTGAAATAATGTATGACTGGTCCCAG TCCCAGGAAGAACTGCAGGAATATTGCAGATGCTCTGGGATTACATATGTGGCGCTTGTGTCAGATAAAGAAGGAAGTCATGTGAAG GTGAAATCCTttgagaaagacagacagacggaGAAAAGGATTTTAGAATCTGACTTAGTAGATCACCTGATCCAGAAACTGAAAACTAAAATCTGTGACGAAAGATTTAGTAG agaAACCTCAGATAATCTTTCAGTACCAAATCAAAAGGGATCATTTACTAATATTTCAG gTGCATTTGAATCACATGGAACTCTTGTAGTGCCTAACGTTAGTGTTATAGCTCCTGAAAAATTATCTGCCAGCGCCAGGCGTCGTCAAGAAATCCAG GTGCAAACAAGACTTCAGACATTCATTTCTAGCCTGCAACAGAAAACAAGTGAGATTGAGATTTTAGCT GTAGATCTGCCAAAAGCAACTGTGATACACTTCTTATCATTAGAG TTTGATAGAGATAGACACGCCTTTGATGCTACTGTGAGACAACTGATGTCACGATGGCCAAAACAGAGGTGTTCATACTTACAAGCAATTTGTGATGAAATTTACAGtatcaaaatggaaaagag GGTTCCTGCGCTTATCCTGTACAGTTACCGAGATGAATACAAGGTTTTGTTTTAG